One segment of Cutaneotrichosporon cavernicola HIS019 DNA, chromosome: 4 DNA contains the following:
- a CDS encoding uncharacterized protein (N-terminal domain of CBF1 interacting co-repressor CIR) has translation MPRLQILQHKSYHPYSEKNKQRVREDEAKARAEEDQRQQEAIEAASEERLNALRRRAGTPEENLTITGESSLLSRHRREKEKRERCERKDKERTRLDFDWPEKEARKRARKDDRKDDHFNSGGQLDDDRFVTEGHVNFWADLESGKESALVQPSMQDTATRKAAQEADKLTMYLERPDRETQPWYSNKELRHVEEKGEEAERRQARDRRIDAKAKVSQDPLTGINKKLSIQPRPSPRVSAHTATRRPPHAQSERERALAMLAKRKGGSGRAGWETPESTHRSWADDFEREKDRAGHRYNPSAWERSSRR, from the exons ATGCCGAGGCTTCAGATTCTACA ACACAAGTCATACCACCCGTATTCAGAGAAGAACAAACAGCGTGTCCGGGAAgatgaggccaaggcgcgcgccgaAGAGGATCAGCGGCAACAGGAGGCCATTGAAGCT GCATCAGAAGAGCGGTTAAACGCCCTgcgccgacgagcaggCACACCAGAGGAGAACCTCACCATCACGGGAGAGAGTTCGCTGCTCTCTCGTCACAGgcgagagaaggagaagcgcgagcggtGCGAGAGGAAGGACAAAGAAAGGACGAGGCTCGACTTTGACTGgccggagaaggaggcgcgcaagcgcgcgcgcaaggaCGACCGCAAGGACGACCATTTCAACTCTGGCGgacagctcgacgacgaccgcTTCGTGACGGAGGGCCACGTCAACTTCTGGGCTGACCTTGAGAGC GGAAAGGAGAGTGCGCTGGTGCAGCCATCGATGCAGGACACGGCGACGCGCAAGGCCGCGCAAGAAGCAGACAAGCTGACTATGTACCTCGAGCGGCCGGACCGCGAGACCCAGCCGTGGTACTCCAACAAGGAGCTGCGACATgttgaggagaagggggaAGAGGCAGAACGACGACAGGCGCGTGACAG GAGAATCGatgccaaggccaaggtcaGCCAGGACCCACTGACGGGCATCAATAAGAAGCTGTCCATCCAACCGCGGCCTTCTCCCCGTGTGTCCGCCCATACTGCCACACGTAGGCCTCCACATGCCCAGAgcgagcgggagcgggcgCTCGCTATGCTCGCAAAGCGTAAGGGCGGCTCaggacgagctgggtgGGAGACACCCGAGTCGACACATAGGTCGTGGGCCGATGACTTTGAGCGGGAGAAGGATCGAGCAGGGCACCGTTACAACCCGAGCGCGTGGGAAAGGAGTTCTCGGCGTTGA
- the STP22 gene encoding uncharacterized protein (UEV domain): protein MSSLDLTRDWLKNVLRPYPGHERILSEVLGLLGSYRTLQVKTDAFTFDSGQTALLLLLHGTLPINYRGATYQIPVHVWVPHEYPRRAPMTFVVPTAGMGVRKSREVDPGGRVREEVVEHWWSSWPTSNRTIPALLTKLTEIFSAAPPVYAKPPERPSSQPRSPAQSQASTQPAPPPRSYTNGEVLPGYARQSQPSSSDRTSPPPTTPPVPLRPGQVPPLPQRPQFPPPRANTQSPSFSPASSAGGALLNATPVSLPPFGQPPHPGHPGQQSPPPPPPPQMPPYPAQQMWGPPPGVQQPPLPAPPQTQPPQHPQPYGALPGVYAAPYQPQPGPYAPPAGPGYPQQYALPQQPPQPPAPALAPQRPPDLMSSSPETTTTAIPDDVGDAPPVPPSKPPPPSVLHLHAVLLPHLTAAVPPLMHSLQSQKAHLVERREDLATGEPAIRDEMARLEAVKKVCDAVGARMQGVVEKGEARVAELEQRGDVSVDEVVCSISIVHNQLVELVAEDNALSDTMYHLTRALDAERIDLDRYLKAVRSLAREQYMKRALIERIQEGMGQASWSS, encoded by the exons ATGTCGTCGCTCGACCTCACGCGCGACTGGCTCAAGAACGTCTTACGGCCCTACCCGGGTCATGAGCGTATCCTATCAGAGGTTCTCGGCCTGCTTGGCTCGTACCGCACGCTGCAGGTCAAGACAGATGCCTTCA CCTTCGATTCCGGACAAACGGCACTGCTTCTCCTTCTACATGGCACGTTGCCCATCAACTACCGCGGCGCGACGTACCAGATCCCCGTCCACGTCTGGGTGCCCCACGAATATCCCCGCCGGGCGCCGATGACATTCGTTGTGCCGACAGCGGGGATGGGTGTACGCAAGAGCCGTGAAGTAGATCCGGGAGGCCGTGTgcgagaggaggtcgtcgagcattggtggtcgagctggccg acctCTAACCGCACAATCCCAGCGCTCCTTACGAAGCTCACCGAGATCTTCTCCGCTGCGCCTCCAGTCTACGCTAAGCCTCCAGAGCGGCCGTCCTCCCAGCCACGCTCACCGGCCCAATCACAAGCGTCAACGCAAcccgcgccaccgccgcgatCATATACTAACGGCGAGGTGCTGCCTGGCTATGCGCGTCAGTCCCAACCATCCTCAAGTGACCGAACGTCTCCCCCACCCACTACGCCGCCCGTCCCCCTTCGGCCTGGGCAGGTGCCGCCGCTCCCACAGCGGCCGCAgttccctcctccacgcGCGAACACGCAGAGCCCTTCGTTCTCACCTGCGTCTTCGGCAGGCGGTGCGCTGTTGAATGCGACACCTGTGTCGCTGCCGCCGTTTGGGCAGCCTCCGCACCCCGGCCACCCAGGCCAGCAgtcccctccccctccccctcccccgcaGATGCCACCATATCCAGCACAGCAGATGTGGGGCCCACCGCCCGGTGTCCAGCAACCCCCTCTCCCGGCCCCTCCCCAAACCCAGCCCCCTCAGCACCCGCAGCCTTACGGAGCGCTGCCTGGCGTCTACGCTGCGCCTTACCAGCCTCAGCCTGGGCCTtacgcgccgccagccggcCCCGGATACCCGCAGCAGTACGCCCTGCCGCAGCAGCCTCCGCAGCCTCCAGCGCCCGCTCTGGCTCCTCAACGGCCTCCAGATCTCATGTCCTCTTCGCCcgagacgacgacaaccGCCATCCCCGACGACGTGGGGGACGCACCTCCCGTCCCACCGTCCAAACCACCTCCGCCGTCCGTGCTCCACCTGCACGCGGTTCTGCTTCCGCACCTCACAGCCGCCGTCCCGCCGCTCATGCACTCTCTGCAGTCGCAGAAGGCGCACCTCGtggagcggcgcgaggacTTGGCCACAGGCGAGCCTGCAATCCGCGATGAGATGGCacgcctcgaggccgtcaagaaGGTGTGCGATGCCGTTGGAGCGCGCATGCAGGGTGTCgtcgagaagggcgaggcgcgggtcgccgagctcgaacagcgcggcgacgtgaGCGTCGACGAAGTGGTGTGCAGCATCTCGATCGTGCATAATCA acTCGTCGAACTTGTGGCCGAGGACAACGCGCTCAGCGACACTATGTACCACCTCACGCGGGCGTTAGATGCTGAGCGCATCGACTTGGACCGATACCTCAAGGCTGTACGGTcactcgcgcgcgagcagtACATGAAGCGTGCCCTCATCGAGCGCATCCAGGAAGGTATGGGACAGGCGTCGTGGTCATCATAG
- a CDS encoding uncharacterized protein (Golgi transport complex subunit 5): MSELHVERTPRRRSTVAESFIDTKAFLSDRFDVHDYANAVLQGKAYDPDAGILLSGSTAKEGDAGPSRRQEEKGDLGLEVARLNYGIEDVTKQLRQEITTSYPLLLNHLTTSLALSSQLSPIRSSLNSLSSSIDRLHTKIHTPHVQLALLVRRLRLLALSSDLSRRAARFVLVARRLEGQMERLKAAPAPATGSGANSPAPGVGEKEIELAKAALSVAELDALLAPSEDEDQGEDIEGDGEGSSTAPLPLQSLELVEAYVPVVDKARDTIITEMESMVRVGLANLNQPLISSSLQTAHDLRLLPDLVSNLVADLNDTVTLRVQRALDSAAIGREVAGKETSHAIRFTTRSRQQTEPSSSNVGPWTAVLWNRLERVIEDVAVCCIKVYTLEKVLRIKRDAVTNAEFLEEVMQKLDEKPSFTFWTTLATALESQCKEAARSNGWLQQALSNGYPRLLRLFHDFFAKIAVHTDTVYTRETQSPEAVLALRSVSTFESLYLSRSTSRMSDAVSSAMSHYSVPRGTAPSATEGVNIARAITNELDSARFDPLLVRTVARNAVKVLNTLRTRTDGALVRDFTATSLIGPTATPAAILNAQFTSCLYHCTLNLSDLEPQFGSKVAEILAPPVKSLEDTYRRVTDSLDIAIKREFSTILARIHRVDFSKPVDPMAMSNSSSPYMQDLLDKLNFLRLEVLGRTSLGEFMRQWVLSLSKYLIKTFLLHASIARPMGESGRLKLTGNMTEFEMGLQNFLNTGRVQGARGGVRVADIGEEYLALRTFRTLLFADRAGLTNPVETVHLPPLIVLHHIIVRSPLRLPHEVHGWSEAEYVLWAQKHEDEHEQWDLLEKAVDDQVAVASTPGVGHDDEDRETVELVREVLEHARHHHERDRDHAPHHHRRSASRS, encoded by the exons ATGTCTGAACTGCATGTCGAGCGCACaccgcgccgacgctcGACCGTTGCCGAGTCGTTCATTG ATACAAAAGCGTTCCTTTCTGACCGCTTTGACGTACACGACTACGCCAATGCTGTGCTGCAAGGAAAGGCGTACGACCCAGATGCAGGGATACTGCTATCAGGCTCGACAGCGAAGGAGGGTGACGCGGGACCGAGCCGACggcaggaggagaagggcgacCTTGGACTCGAGGTAGCGCGGCTGAACTACGGTATC GAAGATGTGACGAAGCAACTGCGGCAGGAG ATCACCACATCGTatcccctcctcctcaaccaccTCACGACCTCACTCGCCCTCAGCTCGCAGCTCTCGCCAATCCGTTCGTCGCTCaactcgctctcctccagCATCGACCGACTTCACACCAAGATCCATACACCGCACGTGCAGCTTGCGCTCCTGGTCCGGCGGCTGCGCCTCTTGGCGCTGAGCTCCGACTTGTCGAgacgcgctgcgcgcttcgtactcgtcgcccgccgcctcgaggggCAGATGGAGCGCTTGAAAGCCGCGCCTGCACCAGCAACTGGTAGTGGGGCCAACTCGCCTGCGCCAGGCGTGGGGGAGAAGGAAATCGAGTTGGCCAAGGCGGCTCTGAgcgttgccgagctcgacgcacTCCTCGCCCCAtccgaggatgaggatcAGGGGGAGGAcatcgagggcgatggAGAGGGTAGTtcgaccgcgccgctccCTCTGCAgagccttgagcttgtGGAGGCCTACGTCCCCGTCGTAGACAAAGCGCGTGACACCATCATCACCGAGATGGAGAGTATGGtgcgcgtcggcctcgcgaATCTCAACCAACCcctcatctcgtcgtccctCCAGACAGCGCACGACcttcgcctcctccccgaccTCGTGTCTAACCTCGTTGCCGACCTAAACGATACCGTCACACTGCGCGTGCAACGTGCTTTGGACTCGGCTGCAATCGGTCGCGAAGTCGCCGGGAAGG AAACATCCCACGCTATCCGTTTCACGACGCGATCACGCCAGCAGACGGagccgtcgagctcgaacGTTGGGCCATGGACTGCTGTACTGTGGAACCGCCTGGAGCGTGTCATTGAAGACGTGGCTGTGTGCTGCATCAAGGTGTACACGCTCGAGAAGGTACTGCGCATCAAGCGTGACGCCGTCACCAATGCCGAGTTCCTAGAGGAGGTGATGCAG AAACTCGACGAGAAGCCGAGTTTTACGTTCTGGACGACACTGGCGACTGCCCTCGAGTCACAATGcaaggaggccgcgcgAT CGAACGGATGGCTCCAGCAGGCCCTCAGCAACGGGTACCCCAGATTGCTGCGTCTATTCCACGACTTCTTCGCCAAGATCGCGGTGCACACCGACACCGTCTACACCCGCGAGACCCAAAG TCCTGAAGCAGTTCTTGCTCTGCGCTCGGTCTCGACGTTCGAGTCGTTGTAtctctcgcgctcgacgtcgcgcatGTCTGACGCAGTGTCGTCCGCCATGTCGCACTACAGCGTACCGAGGGGAACGGCACCAAGCGCCACTGAAGGTGTCAAcatcgcgcgcgcgatcACAAACGAGCTCGACTCTGCGCGATTCGACCCTCTTCTTGTCCGCACTGTCGCTCGCAACGCCGTCAAGGTGCTCAACACGCTCAGGACAAGGACAGACGGAGCA CTTGTCCGTGACTTCACCGCGACGTCACTCATCGGCCCAACGGCGACGCCTGCAGCGATCCTCAACGCGCAGTTCACGAGCTGCCTGTACCACTGCAcgctcaacctctccgACCTCGAGCCGCAGTTCGGGTCCAAGGTGGCCGAGATCCTCGCCCCGCCCGTCAAGTCATTGGAAGACACGTACCGCCGCGTGACGGACTCGCTGGACATCGCAATCAAGCGCGAGTTCTCGACAATCCTCGCGCGCATTCACCGCGTCGACTTCAGTAAGCCGGTCGACCCGATGGCCATgagcaacagcagcagcccgTACATGCAGGACTTGCTTGACAAGCTCAATttcctccgcctcgaggtgctcggTCGCACGTCGCTGGGCGAGTTCATGAGACAATG GGTGCTCTCATTGAGCAAGTACCTGATCAAGACGTTCCTGCTGCACGCCTCCATAGCACGGCCGATGGGCGAGAGCGGGCGGTTGAAGCTGACGGGCAACATGACTGAGTTCGAGATGGGCCTCCAGAACTTCTTGAACACGGGAAGAGTGCAGggtgcgcgcggcggtgtCCGCGTGGCCGACATCGGCGAGGAGTacctcgcgctccgcaCGTTCCGGACACTCCTGTTCGCGGACAGAGCTGGGCTGACCAACCCCGTCGAGACGGTGCACCTCCCGCCGCTTATCGTGCTGCACCACATCATTGTGCGTTCGCCTCTCCGCCTGCCGCACGAGGTGCACGGATGGAGTGAGGCCGAGTACGTGCTCTGGGCGCAGAAgcacgaggacgagcacgagcagTGGGACCTGCTCGAGAAGGCGGTCGACGACCAGGTCGCTGTCGCGTCCACGCCAGGCGTCGGAcacgatgacgaggaccgcgagactgtcgagcttgtccgGGAAGTGCTCGAGCACGCCAGACATCACCACGAGCGTGACCGCGACCACGCCCCGCATCACCACAGGCGCAGCGCCTCGCGGTCATGA
- the NPL4 gene encoding uncharacterized protein (ER-associated protein catabolism-related protein) codes for MLLRIRSPAGTARITVEATTPGEELTRLILESVPKNEAQPDPNTVMLSNQPGANGEKVSLAALQGRKVGDMGFSHGDLLFLSYKPLSSSPPPTAPPPPATSTSGRKIEEAAQPANVGTAPSVDLSNVVEQGVDVYWSQQTGKIDRKRDTAFCRHGEKGMCDYCMPLEPYDAKYQAENQIKHLSFNAYLRKLLAGRPPSSTHQYPPLTPLDLSVIIPCPSGSHPPFPEGICSKCQPSAITLNSQSYRMVDHVEFSTPSLIESLLTGWRKTGTQRIGFLIGHYEAYEKVPMGVKAVVEAVWEPRQEGEVDGLTVEVPWEDEKTVSKIATLCEKGMIVVGMIYTDLTADPNDITKTLYKRHAQSFTASGLEMITSAQYQIDHPLPTKASSSGYFSSRWVTCCLTGTEDGQVDVIAWQASEQCEALVKSNIIEASVDPGTVRVRTAGQGEYIPEVFYSFKNEYGVQVKKPAKPTFPVEYLYVNITHGFPVSPNPLFLVSNFPVENRPGLSDQSLEIVIRELLKILKSSDLEVSDTGTWPARIKDEVERWLSDWHLVTFLCMHGSFSADEQRLVCQVATAHHHPEQSPAREYLFASGGWQTLLTLAEATRAAMSPPASSTAAEQFAGMGINSSSSSPLAVGSGAGTPGDGGAGPKACPHCTFINEVGATDCDVCGLPL; via the exons ATG ctGCTCCGCATTCGCTCACCCGCGGGCACCGCTCGCATTACCGTCGAGGCCACAACACCAGGCGAGGAGCTGACTAGGCTAATCCTCGAATCAGTGCCCAAGAATGAGGCCCAGCCAGACCCAAACACCGTGATGCTGAGCAATCAGCCAGGCGCGAACGGAGAGAAGGTCAGCCTTGCTGCACTGCagggaaggaaggttggCGACATGGGCTTCAG CCACGGCGACTTGCTCTTCCTCTCTTACAAaccgctctcctcctcgcctccacCAACTGCCCCGCCACCTCCAGCGACATCCACCAGCGGTCGCAAGATTGAGGAGGCCGCGCAGCCAGCGAACGTGGGCACAGCTCCCTCTGTCGATTTGAgcaacgtcgtcgagcagggCGTTGATGTCTACTGGTCGCAGCAGACTGGCAAGATTGATCGCAAGCGGGACACCGCGTTCTGTCGCCACGGCGAGAAGGGGATGTGCGACTACTGCATGCCGCTTGAG ccatACGACGCGAAGTACCAGGCCGAGAACCAAATCAAGCATCTCTCGTTCAATGCGTATCTCCGCAAGCTGCTAGCCGGCCGCCCTCCATCGTCCACACACCAGTACCCCCCGCTCACGCCGCTCGACCTCTCCGTTATCATCCCGTGTCCGTCAGGATCACACCCGCCGTTCCCAGAGGGCATCTGCTCCAAATGCCAGCCGTCTGCCATCACTCTCAACTCGCAGTCCTACCGAATGGTCGACCATGTCGAGTTTTCCACCCCGTCGCTCATTGAGTCACTCCTCACTGGCTGGAGGAAGACAGGCACTCAGCGCATCGGCTTCCTCATCGGCCATTATGAGGCTTACGAGAAGGTCCCAATGGGTGTCAAGGCGGTCGTTGAGGCTGTATGGGAGCCGAGGCaggagggtgaggttgaCGGTCTCACCGTCGAGGTGCCttgggaggacgagaagacTGTATCCAAAATTGCGACGCTGTGTGAGAAGGGCATGATTGTGGTCGGCATGATCTACACCGATCTGACTGC tgACCCAAACGACATTACCAAAACGCTATACAAACGCCACGCCCAGAGCTTCACTGCCTCAGGGTTGGAGATGATAACGAGTGCGCAGTACCAAATCGACCACCCCTTGCCGACGAAGGCGTCATCAAGCGGGTACTTTTCGTCACGATGGGTCACCTGCTGTCTCACCGGTACCGAGGATGGGCAAGTCGACGTTATTGCTTGGCAGGCTAGCGAACAGTGCGAAGCACTAGTCAAGTCCAACATCATCGAGGCGTCTGTCGACCCAGGGACCGTCCGTGTCCGTACTGCAGGGCAGGGGGAGTATATCCCGGAAGTGTTCTACAG CTTCAAGAATGAGTACGGGGTGCAGGTGAAGAAGCCTGCCAAGCCAACGTTCCCGGTTGAGTATCTCTACGTCAAC ATCACGCACGGATTCCCCGTCTCTCCCAACCCCCTGTTCCTTGTCTCCAACTTCCCCGTTGAGAACCGGCCAGGCCTCTCGGACCAGTCGCTTGAGATCGTCATCCGTGAGCTGCTCAAGATCCTCAAGTCGTCCGACCTTGAGGTTTCCGATACCGGCACGTGGCCCGCGCGTATCAAAGACGAAGTCGAGCGGTGGCTTTCGGACTGGCACCTCGTGACCTTCCTGTGTATGCACGGGTCGTTCTCGGCCGACGAACAGAGGCTCGTCTGCCAGGTCGCGACGgctcaccaccaccccgaGCAGTCTCCCGCGCGCGAGTACCTCTTCGCGTCGGGGGGCTGGCAGACGCTCCTCACGCTGGCCGAGGCGACTAGGGCTGCAATGTCAccgccggcgtcgagcaccGCGGCCGAGCAGTTTGCAGGCATGGGTATCaactcgtcgagcagctcgcctTTGGCCGTTGGATCCGGCGCTGGAACACCaggtgacggcggcgcagggCCTAAGGCTTGCCCTCATTGCACTTTCATAAACGAGGTCGGGGCCACAGACTGCGACGTCTGTGGTCTCCCTCTATGA